A single genomic interval of Verrucomicrobiia bacterium harbors:
- a CDS encoding TIM barrel protein gives MIFTGIGDEASNSLEGQIQATQELGWRYLEMRGVEVRGFPKANFHDIPEPAFDVAVRELEKSGVGVYCFGSTIMNWAKKLDDPLDLTLGEVKRAIPRMKRLGAKFVRIMSFKPGDEEYKIPAEVFRRVKDVTHMFLDAGLQPLHENCMNYGGMSWQHALELLDKCPGLKWVFDTANPIFNPDRAKPKPWPKQDPWEFWENIRDHVTHIHIKDATWNPSENDADYNWPGEGHGRVADILKDALARGYDGALSIEPHMVVVFHDPSAATNASPNSTEQAMRRNYVEYGRQVESLFKTFQANANL, from the coding sequence ATGATCTTTACAGGAATCGGCGATGAAGCCTCCAATAGCCTCGAAGGGCAAATCCAGGCCACTCAAGAACTCGGCTGGCGCTATCTGGAGATGCGGGGCGTTGAAGTGCGGGGCTTTCCCAAGGCGAACTTCCATGACATCCCGGAGCCCGCCTTTGATGTGGCGGTGCGGGAGTTGGAAAAGAGCGGGGTGGGGGTTTACTGCTTTGGCTCGACCATCATGAACTGGGCCAAGAAACTCGACGACCCCTTGGATCTGACTTTAGGCGAGGTCAAACGCGCCATCCCGCGCATGAAACGGCTGGGGGCGAAGTTTGTTCGTATCATGAGCTTCAAACCTGGTGATGAAGAATACAAAATACCCGCGGAGGTTTTTCGACGCGTCAAGGACGTGACCCACATGTTCCTGGATGCGGGGCTGCAGCCCCTGCACGAGAATTGCATGAATTATGGCGGGATGAGCTGGCAGCATGCCCTCGAATTGCTCGATAAATGCCCCGGCTTGAAATGGGTCTTTGATACCGCCAATCCCATTTTCAACCCCGACCGCGCCAAACCCAAGCCCTGGCCCAAACAGGACCCGTGGGAATTCTGGGAGAACATTCGCGACCACGTGACGCACATTCACATTAAGGACGCCACATGGAACCCGTCAGAGAACGATGCTGATTACAACTGGCCCGGCGAAGGGCATGGCCGGGTGGCTGACATCCTAAAAGACGCGCTGGCCCGAGGCTACGACGGGGCGCTGTCTATCGAGCCGCACATGGTTGTTGTTTTTCATGACCCGTCGGCGGCCACCAACGCTTCCCCTAATTCGACCGAGCAGGCCATGCGCCGCAACTACGTTGAATATGGACGGCAAGTCGAATCGTTGTTCAAGACGTTCCAAGCCAATGCAAACCTTTAG